In the genome of Octopus sinensis linkage group LG12, ASM634580v1, whole genome shotgun sequence, one region contains:
- the LOC118765568 gene encoding flocculation protein FLO11-like: protein MVEPANENSRIDSKEQLLRETPANELAGISKHEFAACVEKKTGKDEMERSSSGSSSSSSSSRRGGCKQLSIDPSAGDGRINKAYTSPDIELQSYSIGSRASSPFLHHSQQQQQQQQQQQQQQQLHKQQQQQQQQRQHSQFSSGSSSSGVGGGGGVSSSTNTSSGVVSNVTPSVGSVGATYGTATSAPVSTAAATPSSRSRLAATTSLTSPLLRGTTSASAPAATAATAVTAATGGPLKPVPPPPPPLISRIRSPAPTPLRFNPPAPFQFSRHFPTQFTQATQLSQPTQQQQQQQKPSSAHQQFSFQHHFSSPYTALPLTKRTCLSPLTPSVTTVTTSSAKTYTTPFTSRLANPKHDQKQTSTAFGLGAKLTGNNTTSNNNNSINKTIGYSNNNNNGGKDTSTSFTTSSYDPKLCFGAASKPGGKADPGGIIPSLVQQPSSGKQSNLSSLSFASSTLCSYPRTCQSPNYNTTSAAVTSASKTTTTTIITTTTTITSSSVANKYLPQLNSCSANNATGAAALCLSLNTAPAPATGVLNKRTASLNPATNKLQQHYTAHPSYTSSSTAITSSSSGSGGGSSSSSSSSGSSSLIPSVIPITSTATATSTGSIVNPQLTASNAPFTARSVALLPSSSSPSSLSSSSSLLSSATPKTKTTTTTLASSASLTPTSASSSSSSSPSSSLLRIASAAAAPTSVSSVPTATPISAFRSVPTTTTPYSFCSPFSSFPLLSSSLAVSSTSSSPSYLHSPLYSSSYSLSSKKTTFPDFTARRASLFTSSFPSTTSNATASPTPPLLSSRPFSSSLSSSLSPLPSTSAPCYARGRSPVSTAAAAASPASTSSSPTPLASSAPLPPPPPSVTTSRIPSFGGAAATAASNSGSGSISSSSSSSSNSLLKPAVGRHRPPLPPSMHHARLQTDRTTPPPPPPPPPPPPPPPPRPLQEEDEEEAEEKADGEGEREDNVDVEVAADEDDARVLREVEEEEEEENEAEEGKRARSRNFDDNGGGSSGAGGGGVYSDDVGSGDVRVRGRGRAVVGGSDDDDGGGVLNSVGSSRGGGGSGDRSVGGGDVHTNGSGGGGGGGGGASGGGGGSGAGGGGGTSITGGGGGGGSVGSVGGVGSTNSGGTGGISGGGGGEENEAEEGKRARSRNFDDNGGGSSGAGGGGVYSDDVGSGDQQPQQTQQLQHLQQTHPSSTTAQQLLQQQQQQQQLQLQQQQQQQLQQREREECKQKAKDFLSDIGADYMRVNGAIGSFKQLQKPNSMQSLPTSSKMSYTSEDVGVALVGGGNSSDYPRFVDDKPAKERQKPNVGYRLGKRKALYERRKRISDYCLVFGMFGIAVMVLETELTMADVYGKVSDTSFDCGHVGEPA, encoded by the exons ATGGTAGAACCAGCCAATGAGAATTCGAGAATCGATTCGAAAGAACAGCTGCTCCGAGAGACTCCGGCAAACGAACTCGCTGGCATCTCGAAGCATGAGTTTGCCGCCTGTGTGGAGAAGAAGACCGGGAAAGATGAGATGGAGagaagcagcagcggcagcagcagcagcagcagcagcagtcgacGTGGAGGATGTAAACAGCTGTCAATTGATCCATCGGCTGGTGACGGCCGTATCAACAAGGCTTATACTTCACCGGATATAGAACTACAAAGTTATTCGATAGGAAGTCGAGCAAGTAGTCCCTTCTTACATcattctcaacaacaacaacaacaacagcaacaacaacaacaacaacaacaattacacaaacaacaacagcagcagcagcagcagcgccaaCACTCACAATttagcagcggcagtagtagtagtggtgttggtggtggtggtggtgttagcagTAGTACTAACACTAGCAGTGGTGTCGTGAGCAATGTCACACCTAGCGTCGGCTCCGTCGGAGCGACATACGGTACGGCGACGTCAGCTCCGGTGTCCACTGCGGCCGCCACACCTTCGAGCCGGTCGCGGCTCGCCGCCACCACTTCACTGACTTCGCCGCTGTTACGTGGCACCACCTCGGCCTCCGCCCCCGCCGCCACCGCTGCCACTGCCGTTACCGCTGCCACCGGTGGTCCCCTGAAACCTGTCCCCCCTCCGCCGCCGCCCCTCATCAGCCGCATCAGAAGCCCCGCGCCGACGCCCTTACGCTTCAACCCCCCGGCGCCTTTTCAATTTTCGCGACATTTCCCCACACAGTTCACTCAAGCGACTCAACTGTCACAacctacacaacaacaacaacaacaacaa AAACCCTCTTCCGCGCACCAGCAGTTTTCATTCCAGCACCACTTCTCAAGCCCTTATACAGCCCTGCCCCTCACTAAGCGCACCTGCCTCAGTCCGTTAACCCCTTCCGTTACCACGGTAACAACATCAAGCGCCAAGACATACACGACACCTTTCACGAGCCGTTTGGCGAACCCCAAACATGACCAAAAGCAAACCTCTACCGCTTTCGGCCTCGGCGCTAAACTCACCGGCAataacaccaccagcaacaacaacaacagcattaacaaAACCATcggctacagcaacaacaacaacaacggtggtAAAGACACCAGCACCTCATTCACGACCAGTTCATATGATCCAAAACTATGTTTCGGGGCCGCTAGCAAACCGGGTGGTAAAGCTGATCCGGGTGGTATCATACCCTCACTGGTGCAGCAGCCGTCTTCCGGTAAACAAAGCAACTTGTCCAGCCTAAGTTTTGCTTCGAGCACTTTATGTAGTTATCCACGCACTTGTCAGTCGCCAAACTACAACACAACCAGCGCCGCAGTCACCTCGgccagcaaaacaacaacaactactattattaccactactactactataactagtAGTAGTGTTGCCAACAAGTATCTCCCCCAACTGAACAGCTGTAGTGCTAATAACGCCACCGGCGCTGCCGCCCTCTGCCTGTCACTGAACACGGCGCCGGCGCCGGCGACTGGTGTACTCAACAAGCGTACAGCTTCTCTTAACCCGGCGACTAATAAACTTCAACAGCACTACACGGCTCACCCGTCTTATACCAGTAGCAGCACCGCcatcactagcagcagcagcggtagtggtggtggtagtagtagtagtagtagtagtagcggcagcagcagccttATCCCCTCCGTCATCCCCATCACcagcaccgccaccgccaccagcacAGGCAGCATCGTTAACCCGCAACTCACTGCCTCTAACGCACCCTTCACTGCACGTTCGGTCGctttactaccatcatcatcatcgccatcatcattatcatcatcatcatcattactctcATCAgcaacaccaaaaacaaaaacaacaacaacaacattagcgtCGTCGGCATCATTAACACCaacatcggcatcatcatcatcctcatcatcaccatcgtcatcattactgcGTATAGCTTCAGCAGCGGCTGCACCCACCTCTGTCTCTTCTGTTCCCACTGCTACCCCCATCTCAGCCTTCAGATCtgttcctaccaccaccactccttacTCTTTCTGCTCCCCCTTCTCTTCTTTCCCATTGCTTTCTTCCTCTCTCGCTGTGTCTTCTACCTCATCTTCTCCCTCCTACCTCCACTCGCCCTTGTACTCATCCTCCTACTCGTTGTCTTCTAAAAAGACGACCTTCCCCGACTTCACCGCGCGCCGCGCCTCCCTCTTCACCTCCTCCTTCCCTTCCACCACTTCGAACGCTACTGCGTCTCCCACCCCTCCTCTCCTTTCGTCCCGTCCTTTCTCCTCGTCGCTCTCCTCCTCGCTTTCTCCCTTACCATCAACCTCCGCTCCCTGCTACGCCCGCGGCCGCTCCCCCGTCTCCACCGCAGCGGCGGCGGCGTCCCCggcgtcgacgtcgtcgtcgccGACCCCGCTGGCTTCTTCGGCCCCTCtgccccctccccctccctctgTCACAACGTCTCGGATCCCTTCTTTCGGTGGTGCCGCGGCCACCGCCGCCAGCAACAGCGGCAgtggcagcatcagcagcagcagcagcagcagcagcaacagtttaCTGAAGCCCGCGGTGGGTCGCCACCGTCCGCCCCTCCCTCCCTCAATGCACCACGCCAGACTCCAGACAGACAGGACCACTCCGCCACCACCTCCGCCGCCTcctcctccgccgccgccgccgccgccgcgtcCGCTGCAGGAGGAGGACGAAGAGGAAGCGGAGGAGAAGGCCGACGgcgaaggggagagagaggacaaCGTGGACGTCGaagtagcggcggacgaagacgACGCGAGAGTCCTtcgagaggtggaggaggaggaggaggaggagaacgaagCGGAGGAGGGGAAACGGGCGAGGAGCCGAAACTTCGATGATaacggcggcggcagcagcggtgCTGGCGGCGGCGGCGTGTACAGCGATGATGTCGGCAGCGGCGATGTGAGAGTGCGGGGAAGGGGAAGAGCGGTGgtgggtggtagtgatgatgacgatggtggcggTGTACTGAATAGTGTTGGCAGCAGCCGCGGTGGCGGCGGAAGTGGCGACAGAAGCGTCGGTGGAGGCGACGTTCATActaacggtagtggtggtggtggtggtggtggtggtggtgctagtggtggtggtggtggtagtggtgctggtggtggtggtggtactagtattactggtggtggtggtggtggtggcagcgtcgGTTCGGTGGGAGGTGTAGGAAGTACGAACAGCGGCGGAACGGGAGGAataagtggaggaggaggaggagaggagaacgAAGCGGAGGAGGGGAAACGGGCGAGGAGCCGAAACTTCGATGATaacggcggcggcagcagcggtgCTGGCGGCGGCGGCGTGTACAGCGATGATGTCGGCAGCGGCGAT caacaaccacaacaaacacaacagTTACAACATTTGCAACAAACACATCCATCATCGACAACAGCACAAcaactattacaacaacaacaacaacaacagcaactacagttacaacaacaacaacaacaacaactacaacaacgagAACGAGAAGAGTGCAAGCAGAAAGCTAAGGATTTTTTATCCGATATTGGAGCCGATTATATGCGAGTCAATGGGGCAATTGGCTCGTTTAAGCAACTCCAGAAGCCCAACTCTATGCAGTCACTGCCCACATCGTCTAAGATGAGTTATACCTCGGAAGATGTCGGCGTGGCTCTGGTTGGCGGTGGAAATAGCAGCGACTATCCTCGCTTTGTGGACGACAAGCCTGCAAAAGAACGACAAAAGCCCAACGTTGGTTACAGGTTGGGTAAGAGGAAAGCGCTATACGAACGCAGGAAACGTATCTCCGACTATTGTCTTGTTTTCGGTATGTTTGGCATCGCCGTTATGGTGCTGGAAACCGAACTGACCATGGCAGACGTATATGGCAAGGTAAGTGACACC